Proteins encoded in a region of the Haloglomus salinum genome:
- a CDS encoding ABC transporter substrate-binding protein — protein MADDSGRGVSRRDVLTTSAGLGSAALLAGCTGGFASGGDGGDGGSGGEGSYTVSMAPTGEVEFDAPPESVAHYFPGYADMAVALGHADSINSIGVVSRYHVDHYDELDGVAIDKSSLTELVGDSGIDKELFYDLESDLHLIDPKWLVNNGFFGFEQADIEELSENVAPFLGNTVFRRTDKWHDYRFYTMYEAFGKMAAVHQEQERYESFRSFHDEFLATLQASLPSADARPNGLLCFAGSDEPEVFSPYRLTDKGTNKKPFRDLGIPDGLAGTGIEGLSTNDRGQIDYETMLDVDPDAIFIRGHEDKSRQEFEDTVVAFMQDHNTASELTAVQEGRVLRGGPIYLGPIQHLFVTERLALELFPDSYSGDLFDRDELAEIVTGNRSG, from the coding sequence ATGGCAGACGACAGCGGCCGCGGTGTGTCGCGCAGGGACGTGCTGACGACCAGCGCTGGACTCGGCAGTGCGGCGTTGCTCGCGGGCTGTACCGGGGGCTTCGCGTCCGGCGGTGACGGTGGCGACGGCGGCAGCGGTGGCGAGGGAAGCTACACCGTGTCGATGGCGCCGACCGGCGAGGTCGAGTTCGACGCGCCGCCGGAGTCGGTGGCGCACTACTTCCCCGGCTACGCGGACATGGCCGTCGCCCTGGGACACGCGGACAGCATCAACTCCATCGGCGTCGTGAGCCGCTACCACGTCGACCACTACGACGAGCTCGACGGCGTCGCCATCGACAAGTCGTCGCTGACGGAGCTGGTGGGCGACAGCGGCATCGACAAGGAGCTGTTCTACGACCTGGAGAGCGACCTCCACCTGATCGACCCGAAGTGGCTGGTCAACAACGGCTTCTTCGGCTTCGAGCAGGCGGACATCGAGGAGCTGTCCGAGAACGTGGCGCCGTTCCTCGGCAACACGGTCTTCCGCCGGACCGACAAGTGGCACGACTACCGCTTCTACACGATGTACGAGGCGTTCGGCAAGATGGCCGCGGTCCACCAGGAGCAGGAGCGCTACGAGTCGTTCCGGTCGTTCCACGACGAGTTCCTCGCAACCCTGCAGGCGTCGCTGCCCAGCGCCGACGCGCGCCCGAACGGGCTGCTGTGCTTCGCCGGTTCTGACGAGCCCGAGGTGTTCTCGCCCTACCGCCTCACGGACAAGGGGACCAACAAGAAGCCGTTCCGCGACCTGGGCATCCCGGACGGGCTGGCGGGAACCGGCATCGAGGGGCTGTCGACGAACGACCGCGGCCAGATCGACTACGAGACGATGCTGGACGTGGACCCCGACGCCATCTTCATCCGTGGGCACGAGGACAAGAGCCGCCAGGAGTTCGAGGACACCGTGGTCGCGTTCATGCAGGACCACAACACCGCCAGCGAACTGACCGCCGTGCAGGAGGGGCGCGTCCTCCGGGGTGGCCCAATCTACCTCGGCCCCATCCAGCACCTGTTCGTCACCGAGCGGCTGGCGCTGGAGTTGTTCCCGGACAGCTACTCCGGGGACCTGTTCGACCGTGACGAACTCGCGGAGATCGTGACGGGGAACCGCTCGGGATGA
- a CDS encoding FAD-dependent oxidoreductase, protein MTTAGAEQRAPDHDVVVVGGGPTGCSAAVFTARYGLDTVVFDRGPAALPRCAYLSNYPGFPAGIDVETFQDLLHAHVAEAGADRREEQVTAVERRDEEPGFVVETDTGGEVTTEYVLAAAWYDGSYLRPLGEDAMFELQEHHGEEERFAPDYPDADGRTPVEGLYVASPSGRSEQAIIAAGNGAHVARSLVEDVRRDEGYAGDLASHFDWLRSESEFSGEWAERDRWREWFENELPDDYDLDEDRLVELRERYIDGAFGTALSDEAAAARAERGRRELIEGIGAERVLDAIDDERIREYVSE, encoded by the coding sequence ATGACCACCGCTGGCGCGGAGCAACGGGCGCCCGACCACGATGTCGTGGTCGTCGGCGGAGGCCCGACCGGCTGTTCGGCGGCGGTGTTCACTGCCCGGTACGGCCTCGATACGGTCGTCTTCGACCGCGGCCCCGCGGCTCTGCCCCGGTGTGCGTACCTGTCGAACTATCCCGGCTTCCCGGCCGGTATCGACGTCGAGACGTTCCAGGACCTGCTGCACGCCCACGTCGCGGAGGCGGGGGCCGACCGCCGCGAGGAGCAGGTGACGGCGGTCGAGCGCCGGGACGAGGAACCAGGGTTCGTCGTCGAGACGGACACCGGGGGCGAAGTCACGACGGAGTACGTCCTCGCGGCGGCGTGGTACGACGGCTCCTATCTCCGACCGCTCGGGGAGGACGCGATGTTCGAACTGCAGGAGCACCACGGCGAGGAGGAGCGGTTCGCTCCCGACTACCCGGATGCGGACGGTCGCACGCCGGTCGAGGGGCTGTACGTGGCCTCACCCAGCGGCCGGAGCGAGCAGGCCATCATCGCGGCGGGCAACGGCGCCCACGTCGCCCGGAGCCTCGTCGAGGACGTGCGCCGCGACGAGGGCTACGCGGGCGACCTCGCGTCCCACTTCGACTGGCTCCGCTCGGAGTCGGAGTTCTCCGGCGAGTGGGCCGAGCGCGACCGCTGGCGCGAGTGGTTCGAGAACGAACTCCCGGACGATTACGACCTCGACGAGGACCGCCTCGTCGAACTCCGGGAGCGCTACATCGACGGGGCCTTCGGGACCGCGCTCTCCGACGAGGCGGCGGCAGCGCGAGCGGAGCGTGGCCGCCGGGAACTGATCGAGGGCATCGGGGCCGAGCGGGTGCTCGACGCCATCGACGACGAGCGAATCCGTGAGTACGTGAGCGAGTGA
- a CDS encoding ABC transporter substrate-binding protein — MVGVSTHHGAPTRRDIVKCGGAAAGTGLLAGCTGDLTSGDGGGGNPTPTDTSYTVSMAPVGEVEFDDVPETWVPFTGDWADMGVALGQADGLAAVGIKARYASHHYDELPGVSVDTGAIEQLYNEGVDKERLYDIGADLHVIDPNFVVNRLGLSEGDVEELGENVAPFFGNTIFSRVYDWHDYRHYDLYEAFGKLADVFQERERYEAFASYHDEVVADVESRLPEERPDVAVLFPAGAPPEAFYPYLIGEGTQSKQWRDLGVGDALGKAGVTDAQAGGGTVDFETLLDIDPDVLAVRLQGEITDEAFEERIVSHLADHDVASELSAVQNDRVVYGGMTYQGPIIHLFQLERAAQGVSPDEFGGEQLFDRQRVADIVNGEL; from the coding sequence ATGGTCGGCGTTTCGACACACCACGGGGCACCGACGCGACGAGATATCGTGAAGTGCGGTGGCGCAGCGGCAGGAACGGGCCTGCTGGCTGGCTGCACGGGCGACCTGACCAGCGGGGACGGCGGCGGCGGGAACCCGACCCCGACCGACACCTCGTACACCGTCTCGATGGCGCCCGTCGGCGAGGTCGAGTTCGACGACGTGCCCGAGACGTGGGTCCCGTTCACCGGCGACTGGGCGGACATGGGTGTCGCGCTCGGACAGGCCGACGGCCTCGCGGCAGTCGGCATCAAGGCCCGCTACGCGTCCCACCACTACGACGAGCTGCCCGGCGTCTCTGTCGACACCGGAGCCATCGAGCAGCTCTACAACGAGGGCGTCGACAAGGAGCGGCTCTACGATATCGGCGCCGACCTCCACGTCATCGACCCGAACTTCGTGGTGAACCGGCTCGGGCTCAGCGAGGGGGATGTCGAGGAGCTGGGCGAGAACGTCGCACCCTTCTTCGGGAACACGATCTTCTCGCGGGTGTACGACTGGCACGACTACCGCCACTACGACCTGTACGAGGCGTTCGGGAAGCTGGCGGACGTGTTCCAGGAGCGCGAGCGGTACGAGGCGTTCGCGAGTTACCACGACGAGGTGGTCGCCGACGTCGAGTCCCGGCTCCCCGAGGAGCGACCGGACGTGGCCGTCCTGTTCCCGGCGGGCGCGCCGCCGGAGGCGTTCTACCCGTATCTCATCGGTGAGGGGACGCAGTCGAAGCAGTGGCGTGACCTCGGCGTCGGGGACGCGCTGGGGAAGGCCGGCGTCACGGACGCGCAGGCCGGCGGCGGAACGGTCGACTTCGAGACGCTGCTCGACATCGACCCCGACGTGCTCGCGGTCCGGCTCCAGGGCGAAATCACGGACGAGGCGTTCGAGGAGCGCATCGTCTCGCACCTGGCGGACCACGACGTGGCGAGCGAGCTGAGCGCCGTGCAGAACGACCGCGTCGTCTACGGCGGGATGACCTACCAGGGGCCCATCATCCACCTGTTCCAGCTGGAGCGGGCCGCACAGGGGGTCTCCCCCGACGAGTTCGGCGGCGAGCAGCTGTTCGACCGACAGCGCGTGGCGGACATCGTGAACGGTGAGCTCTGA
- a CDS encoding DUF7552 domain-containing protein, with protein MAQGTTEPASPLQRARERVEALADPDGEFAVACAETGVRPPPVWGTRFPSFEAAERARDAAVAYRETLRALDPGCESYDLVVCEETESSLGFASVRETTDGRRANGLPRTRRTVTLAGEGRDEWLRVENAPVVDLVGPDALLDDEVVERQLRTMEGER; from the coding sequence ATGGCGCAGGGCACGACCGAACCCGCGTCGCCCCTCCAGCGGGCCCGCGAGCGGGTCGAGGCGCTCGCCGACCCGGACGGGGAGTTCGCGGTGGCCTGCGCGGAGACAGGCGTCCGGCCCCCGCCGGTCTGGGGGACCCGATTCCCGTCGTTCGAGGCCGCGGAGCGCGCCCGTGACGCGGCGGTCGCCTACCGCGAGACGCTCCGTGCCCTCGACCCCGGATGCGAGTCGTACGACCTCGTCGTCTGCGAGGAGACGGAGTCCTCGCTCGGGTTCGCCAGCGTCCGCGAGACGACGGACGGCCGGCGAGCCAACGGCCTGCCCCGGACCCGCCGGACCGTGACGCTGGCGGGTGAGGGGCGCGACGAGTGGCTCCGCGTCGAGAACGCGCCGGTCGTCGACCTCGTGGGGCCCGACGCGCTACTCGACGACGAGGTCGTGGAACGCCAGCTCCGGACGATGGAGGGCGAGCGATGA
- a CDS encoding metal-dependent transcriptional regulator, translated as MSGRDEYVLALYIVEHQHDPPVSPGRVAERLGRSPATASEMFRKLGEDGLVDYEPYEGVALTDAGRARAEELHETYVLLSWFFRSVLDLDDHEGKAMEMAAVMDHEVAAQLVGTLPYDADVPPEVDVPNPEPDDGGDAPAR; from the coding sequence ATGAGCGGACGTGACGAATACGTGCTGGCGCTCTACATCGTCGAACACCAGCACGACCCGCCGGTCTCGCCGGGTCGGGTCGCCGAGCGGCTCGGTCGGTCGCCGGCGACGGCCTCGGAGATGTTCCGCAAGCTCGGCGAGGACGGGCTGGTCGACTACGAGCCCTACGAGGGCGTCGCGCTCACCGACGCGGGTCGGGCACGGGCGGAGGAACTCCACGAGACGTACGTCCTGCTCTCGTGGTTCTTCCGGAGCGTGCTCGACCTCGACGACCACGAGGGGAAGGCGATGGAGATGGCCGCGGTGATGGACCACGAGGTCGCGGCACAGCTGGTCGGGACACTGCCGTACGACGCCGACGTGCCGCCGGAGGTGGATGTCCCCAATCCGGAGCCCGATGACGGCGGCGACGCCCCCGCGCGATAG